The Manihot esculenta cultivar AM560-2 chromosome 1, M.esculenta_v8, whole genome shotgun sequence genome has a window encoding:
- the LOC110619256 gene encoding uncharacterized protein At1g66480 has product MGNSIGRGRKAKVMKIDGETFKLKTPVTAREVVKDYPGHVLLDSEAVKHFGIRAKALEPEQELKPKRIYFLVELPKFPEENKEPSRTPRRVRSGIQMSAKDRLEFLMLSRRSVSDLAIARPLSSQVPNGSAPVRVKMRLPKAQVEKLVEESKDEVEMAEKIVDLFMEDSDEVKRGDLNRRQVQWRPELGSIGENLKPREKRVSFVPDEGEIQLALASH; this is encoded by the exons ATGGGAAACAGTATAGGCAGAGGCAGGAAGGCAAAGGTGATGAAGATTGATGGCGAAACGTTCAAGTTAAAAACTCCGGTGACCGctcgggaagtcgtcaaggaCTATCCGGGGCACGTACTGCTGGATTCGGAGGCCGTTAAGCATTTCGGAATCCGAGCTAAAGCATTAGAGCCTGAACAGGAACTGAAGCCAAAGCGAATATATTTTCTGGTAGAATTGCCAAAGTTTCCTGAAGAGAATAAAGAGCCTAGTAGGACCCCCAGGAGGGTTCGCTCAGGAATTCAGATGAGTGCTAAGGACAGGCTTGAATTCCTGATGCTTTCTCGGAGATCAGTTTCCGATCTCGCAATTGCGAGGCCGTTATCTAGCCAAGTTCCTAATGGGTCTGCTCCAGTTCGCGTCAAAATGAGGCTTCCAAAGGCTCAAGTTGAAAAGCTGGTGGAAGAGAGCAAAGATGAAGTAGAGATGGCTGAAAAGATTGTTGATCTTTTCATGGAAGATTCCGATGAAGTTAAACGTGGTGATTTGAACCGGCGGCAAGTTCAATGGAGGCCGGAGCTTGGTAGCATAGGAGAGAATCTTAAACCACGTGAG AAGAGAGTGAGTTTTGTACCAGACGAAGGGGAAATCCAGTTAGCCTTAGCCTCCCACTAG
- the LOC110601877 gene encoding uncharacterized protein LOC110601877 — MARKIFVTLFIPKQNLPFSATLVCSSLVFVITVFSLFSIVIFLCSSHKTKKLDRAKDQESSEKKLLSKINSGISSKAHSMVKMISWRKMQQADDDDLDDYESEEAIWRKTIMKGERCRPLDFSGKIEYDAQGNLVPQSRCLDQNGKIISFKN, encoded by the coding sequence ATGGCAAGGAAAATCTTTGTTACGCTTTTTATTCCTAAGCAAAATCTTCCATTCTCAGCAACCCTTGTCTGCTCTTCTCTTGTCTTCGTCATAACAGTGTTCAGTTTGTTTTCTATAGTCATATTTCTGTGTTCTTCGCACAAGACCAAGAAATTAGATAGAGCGAAGGATCAGGAATCCAGTGAGAAAAAACTTCTGTCAAAGATTAATAGTGGCATCAGCAGTAAGGCTCATTCTATGGTGAAAATGATTTCATGGAGAAAGATGCAACAAGCTGATGATGATGATCTTGACGATTATGAAAGTGAAGAAGCAATTTGGAGGAAGACGATCATGAAGGGTGAACGGTGTCGTCCGCTTGATTTCTCTGGGAAGATTGAGTATGATGCTCAAGGAAATCTTGTGCCTCAATCAAGATGTTTAGATCAGAATGGTAAAAtcatttctttcaaaaattGA